The following proteins are co-located in the Paracoccaceae bacterium Fryx2 genome:
- a CDS encoding prepilin peptidase, whose translation MIPIPALFGIAVFAFALLWAALSDARSLRIPNTISILMLAGFGVLAPLAGFSPGAMALSLAAAAAVGVVLFLFFRRGWIRGGDTKLITVTALWLGAGQLPSFLLWTSLFGGVLALAALAFRAIPPRTAGAMPVWVSHMLGRPLGIPFGIAIAAAGLARLPYSPWMLSAH comes from the coding sequence ATGATCCCGATCCCGGCACTTTTCGGCATCGCGGTCTTCGCTTTCGCCCTGCTGTGGGCCGCCCTCTCGGACGCGCGTTCGCTCAGAATTCCCAACACCATCTCGATCCTGATGCTGGCGGGCTTCGGCGTGCTCGCGCCGCTGGCGGGCTTCTCGCCCGGTGCAATGGCGCTCAGCCTGGCGGCGGCCGCAGCGGTCGGCGTGGTGCTGTTCCTCTTCTTCAGGCGCGGCTGGATCAGGGGCGGCGACACCAAGCTGATCACTGTAACGGCGCTGTGGCTAGGCGCCGGTCAACTGCCGTCCTTCCTGCTGTGGACCTCGCTTTTCGGTGGCGTGCTGGCGCTCGCCGCACTGGCGTTTCGTGCAATTCCGCCGAGAACGGCTGGGGCGATGCCGGTCTGGGTCTCGCATATGCTGGGTCGGCCCCTCGGCATCCCGTTCGGCATTGCCATTGCGGCGGCGGGGTTGGCGCGGCTTCCCTACAGCCCGTGGATGCTCTCTGCCCATTAA
- a CDS encoding Flp family type IVb pilin: MKSVILRFKNSESGATAIEYGLIAALVSVVMIGALTLLGPQLKSVFTGITTSLTPAGN, from the coding sequence ATGAAGTCCGTCATTCTTCGTTTCAAGAACTCCGAATCCGGTGCCACCGCCATCGAATACGGCCTGATCGCCGCCCTGGTGTCTGTGGTCATGATCGGCGCGCTGACCCTGCTGGGGCCGCAGCTGAAAAGTGTGTTCACCGGGATTACCACCTCGCTGACTCCCGCTGGCAACTGA